One part of the Chryseobacterium sp. 7 genome encodes these proteins:
- a CDS encoding ribonuclease HII, whose amino-acid sequence MELIKNWSNLYIEAGCDEVGRGCLSGPVVAAAVILDDDFQQNLVNDSKKLTFKTRMELDSYIKDNVKNYAIAELSPSFIDEHNILNASIHAMHRALDKLTITPELILVDGNKFHPYNYIPHQCIIKGDSKVLSIAAASILAKNYRDTLMIQLHEEHPEYGWDTNFGYATKKHQEALIKFGPTPHHRQSFRLKYD is encoded by the coding sequence ATGGAGCTAATAAAAAACTGGTCGAATCTTTATATAGAAGCAGGATGCGATGAAGTAGGAAGGGGATGTTTAAGCGGGCCGGTAGTGGCGGCAGCGGTAATTTTAGATGATGATTTCCAGCAAAACCTCGTTAATGATTCAAAAAAGTTAACATTTAAAACGCGGATGGAGCTGGATAGTTATATCAAGGATAATGTTAAAAACTACGCTATAGCAGAGCTCTCTCCTTCATTTATTGATGAGCACAATATCCTTAATGCAAGCATTCATGCCATGCATCGTGCATTGGATAAATTAACAATAACTCCGGAACTCATTTTAGTGGATGGCAATAAATTTCATCCTTATAATTACATTCCGCATCAATGCATTATTAAAGGAGATTCTAAGGTTTTATCTATTGCCGCAGCATCAATTCTTGCGAAAAACTACAGGGACACCCTAATGATTCAACTTCATGAGGAACATCCAGAATATGGCTGGGACACCAATTTCGGTTATGCTACAAAAAAGCATCAGGAAGCACTTATAAAATTTGGACCCACCCCTCATCACAGACAATCATTTAGGTTGAAATATGACTAA